The Pseudolabrys sp. FHR47 genome contains a region encoding:
- a CDS encoding ferric reductase-like transmembrane domain-containing protein, which translates to MRRVRGTLIWAALIGAIGVPIALAAASPYLQWRDAIYIAAGFAGILALGLLLVQPLLIAGYLPGFSAYRARRVHHWIGAVMVAAIVVHVAGLWFTSPPDMADALLFRSPTPFSPFGVVAMWAIFAVALLAAFRRRLGLQTWRLVHMSLAAVIVIGSVVHAVLIEGTMETVSKAALCALVLAAAGKVMVDVWARNQKTRPMRSSSSGSP; encoded by the coding sequence ATGAGACGGGTCCGGGGGACCCTGATCTGGGCCGCTCTGATCGGCGCCATTGGCGTGCCGATCGCGTTGGCCGCCGCGAGCCCTTATCTGCAATGGCGCGATGCGATTTATATCGCCGCCGGTTTTGCCGGGATTCTTGCGCTGGGTCTGTTGCTCGTTCAGCCGCTGCTGATTGCCGGATATTTGCCGGGGTTTTCGGCTTATCGCGCGCGGCGGGTGCATCACTGGATCGGCGCTGTGATGGTTGCCGCCATCGTCGTTCACGTCGCGGGGCTCTGGTTCACCAGTCCGCCGGACATGGCCGATGCATTGCTCTTTCGCTCGCCGACGCCGTTCTCGCCCTTCGGCGTGGTGGCGATGTGGGCCATCTTCGCCGTCGCACTGCTCGCCGCATTCCGGCGGCGACTGGGGCTGCAAACCTGGCGGCTCGTTCACATGTCGCTTGCAGCGGTTATCGTCATCGGCAGCGTGGTCCATGCCGTGCTGATCGAAGGGACGATGGAGACGGTGTCGAAGGCGGCGCTCTGCGCGCTGGTGCTTGCGGCAGCTGGCAAGGTGATGGTCGATGTTTGGGCGCGCAACCAGAAAACCCGCCCGATGAGGTCATCATCGAGCGGGTCCCCGTGA
- a CDS encoding LysE family translocator, which produces MVGHIHLSLILVAALIAAASPGPATLAIAGTSMRGGRRVGLALAAGILSGSLIWSISAAAGLSAVMLANVWLLEVVRYCGAAYLLFLAFKSARSALTPGGAELPGLSVASLKGAFGRGLALHLTNPKAILFFGSLYAFGIPLDATLSDLALVVVAIALQSTVIFFGYAILFSSAAVVRGYLKLRRWFEGVFAFAFGYAGYKILSAKL; this is translated from the coding sequence ATGGTCGGCCACATCCACCTCTCGCTTATCCTGGTCGCCGCGCTGATTGCCGCGGCCAGTCCGGGACCCGCGACTTTGGCCATCGCCGGCACGTCGATGCGCGGTGGACGCCGCGTCGGTCTGGCGCTGGCCGCAGGCATCCTGAGCGGCTCGCTCATCTGGTCGATCAGCGCCGCCGCGGGACTCTCCGCCGTGATGTTGGCCAATGTCTGGCTGCTCGAGGTGGTCCGCTATTGCGGCGCGGCCTATCTACTGTTTCTCGCCTTCAAGTCGGCGCGCTCGGCATTGACCCCGGGCGGGGCCGAACTGCCGGGGCTTTCCGTCGCCTCGCTGAAGGGTGCCTTTGGTCGCGGGCTGGCGCTGCATCTGACCAATCCGAAGGCGATCCTGTTCTTCGGCTCGCTCTATGCTTTCGGCATTCCGCTCGATGCCACGCTGTCCGATCTTGCGCTGGTCGTTGTCGCCATCGCCCTGCAAAGCACCGTGATATTTTTCGGCTACGCCATCCTATTCTCGAGCGCGGCCGTTGTGCGCGGATATCTCAAGCTGCGGCGCTGGTTCGAGGGCGTTTTCGCATTCGCCTTCGGCTATGCCGGCTACAAAATACTGTCGGCCAAGCTCTAA
- the alaS gene encoding alanine--tRNA ligase: protein MSGVNDIRKTFLDYFAKHEHRVVSSSALVPRNDPTLMFTNAGMVQFKNVFTGVEKRDYVRAVTAQKCVRAGGKHNDLDNVGYTARHHTFFEMLGNFSFGDYFKDNAIELAWNLITKDFGLPKDKLLVTVYADDDEAHGLWKKIAGFSDDRIIRIGTSDNFWQMGDTGPCGPCSEIFIDQGDKLQGGPPGSPDEDGDRFLEFWNLVFMQYEQIAPGNRVPLPRPSIDTGMGLERIAAIMQGVHSNYDTDLFRALIDAVAHGLSRGPTEETRASYRVIADHLRAASFLVADGVLPSNEGRGYVLRRIMRRAMRHAELLGAREPLMWKLVPALTREMGQAYPELTRAEALITETLKLEETRFRNTLAKGLTILDDASKSLKKGDMFDGETAFTLYDTYGFPLDLTQDALKSRGISVDIASFTDAMERQRAKARESRFSSGETATEAIWFALREKLGSTEFLGYETESAEGVVAALVKDGKEVTELKAGDIGQIVLNQTPFYGESGGQVGDTGEMRATGVKVAVTDTQKKQGDLFTHAVRVIEGTVKIGDPLLLEVDHARRAAIRQNHSATHLLHEALRLVLGDHVAQKGSMVAPDRLRFDFSHPKPVTAEELARVEDIANDIVLQNAPVTTRLMALDDARSSGARALFGEKYGDEVRVVAMGEGSGNTLGWSVELCGGTHVKRTGDIGFITGLTDSGVAAGVRRLEAMTGNVARHYVNKELHTARAAAAELKAPFEELPARIAALLDERKKLERELTDARKKLAMGGGGAASGAPSDIRTVGDIKLMARAVTGIDIKDLKSLADEGKKQIGSGVVALVATSEDGKAGIVVGVTADLTSRFNAVDLVKKASEALGGKGGGGRPDMAQAGGPDGAKADAALKAVEAALAG from the coding sequence ATGAGTGGCGTCAACGACATCAGAAAGACCTTCCTCGACTACTTCGCCAAGCACGAGCACCGCGTGGTGTCGTCCTCGGCGCTGGTGCCGCGCAACGACCCGACCCTGATGTTCACCAATGCCGGCATGGTGCAGTTCAAGAACGTCTTCACCGGCGTCGAGAAGCGCGATTACGTGCGCGCCGTCACCGCGCAGAAATGCGTGCGCGCCGGCGGCAAGCACAACGACCTCGACAATGTCGGCTACACCGCGCGGCATCACACCTTCTTCGAGATGCTCGGCAACTTCTCGTTCGGCGACTATTTCAAGGACAACGCCATCGAGCTCGCCTGGAACCTGATCACAAAGGACTTCGGGCTGCCCAAGGACAAGCTGCTCGTCACTGTCTATGCCGACGACGACGAGGCCCACGGCCTGTGGAAGAAGATCGCCGGCTTCTCCGACGATCGCATCATCCGCATCGGCACCTCGGACAATTTCTGGCAGATGGGCGACACCGGGCCCTGCGGGCCGTGTTCGGAAATCTTCATCGACCAGGGCGACAAGCTGCAGGGCGGCCCGCCGGGCTCGCCCGACGAGGACGGCGACAGGTTTCTGGAATTCTGGAACCTCGTCTTCATGCAGTACGAGCAGATCGCGCCCGGCAACCGCGTGCCGCTGCCGCGCCCGTCGATCGACACCGGCATGGGGCTGGAGCGCATCGCCGCCATTATGCAGGGCGTGCATTCCAATTACGACACCGACCTGTTCCGCGCGCTGATCGACGCCGTGGCGCATGGCCTCTCGCGCGGGCCGACCGAGGAGACCCGCGCCTCGTACCGTGTCATTGCCGATCACCTGCGCGCCGCCTCGTTCCTCGTCGCCGATGGCGTGCTGCCGTCGAACGAAGGCCGCGGCTATGTGCTCCGCCGCATCATGCGCCGCGCCATGCGTCATGCCGAACTGCTGGGTGCGCGCGAGCCGCTGATGTGGAAGCTGGTGCCGGCGCTGACCCGCGAAATGGGCCAGGCCTATCCGGAACTGACGCGCGCCGAAGCGCTGATCACCGAGACGCTCAAGCTGGAAGAAACGCGATTCCGCAACACGCTCGCCAAGGGCCTGACCATTCTCGACGACGCCTCGAAGTCGCTCAAGAAGGGCGACATGTTCGACGGCGAGACTGCGTTCACGCTGTACGACACTTATGGTTTTCCTTTGGACCTGACGCAGGACGCGCTGAAGTCGCGCGGCATCTCGGTCGATATCGCTTCGTTCACCGACGCGATGGAGCGCCAGCGCGCCAAGGCGCGCGAGTCGCGCTTCTCGTCGGGCGAGACCGCGACCGAAGCCATCTGGTTCGCGCTGCGCGAGAAGCTCGGCTCCACCGAATTCCTCGGCTACGAGACCGAAAGCGCCGAGGGCGTCGTCGCGGCTTTGGTCAAGGACGGCAAGGAAGTCACTGAACTCAAGGCCGGCGATATCGGCCAGATCGTGCTCAACCAGACGCCGTTCTATGGCGAGTCCGGCGGCCAGGTTGGCGACACCGGCGAAATGCGCGCGACCGGCGTCAAGGTCGCCGTTACCGATACGCAGAAGAAGCAGGGCGATTTGTTCACCCATGCGGTCAGGGTGATCGAGGGTACGGTCAAGATCGGCGATCCGCTGCTCCTGGAAGTGGATCACGCGCGCCGCGCCGCGATCCGCCAGAACCATTCGGCGACGCATTTGCTGCACGAGGCGCTGCGCCTGGTGTTAGGGGATCACGTCGCGCAGAAGGGCTCGATGGTCGCGCCCGATCGTCTGCGCTTCGACTTCTCGCATCCCAAGCCAGTGACGGCCGAGGAACTGGCGCGCGTCGAGGACATCGCCAACGACATCGTGCTGCAGAACGCACCGGTGACGACGCGGCTGATGGCGCTCGACGATGCGCGGTCCTCCGGCGCCCGCGCGCTGTTCGGCGAAAAGTATGGCGACGAAGTGCGCGTCGTGGCGATGGGCGAGGGGAGTGGCAACACGCTCGGCTGGTCGGTCGAACTGTGCGGCGGCACCCATGTGAAACGCACCGGCGATATCGGCTTCATCACCGGCCTGACCGACAGTGGCGTCGCCGCCGGCGTGCGCCGTCTCGAGGCGATGACCGGCAATGTCGCGCGCCATTACGTCAACAAGGAGCTCCACACCGCGCGTGCCGCGGCGGCGGAGCTGAAGGCGCCGTTCGAAGAATTGCCGGCGCGCATCGCGGCCTTGCTCGACGAGCGCAAGAAGCTGGAACGCGAACTCACCGACGCCCGCAAGAAGCTGGCGATGGGCGGCGGTGGCGCCGCGAGCGGCGCGCCGAGCGATATCCGTACCGTCGGCGACATCAAGCTGATGGCGCGCGCTGTCACCGGCATCGACATCAAGGACCTCAAGTCGCTCGCCGATGAAGGCAAGAAGCAGATCGGCTCCGGCGTTGTCGCGCTGGTCGCCACCAGCGAGGACGGCAAGGCCGGCATCGTCGTCGGCGTCACCGCCGACCTGACCTCGCGTTTCAATGCCGTCGATCTCGTCAAGAAGGCCTCCGAGGCGCTCGGCGGCAAGGGCGGCGGCGGCCGTCCCGACATGGCGCAGGCCGGCGGCCCGGATGGCGCCAAGGCCGACGCGGCGTTGAAAGCCGTCGAGGCGGCCCTGGCGGGCTGA
- a CDS encoding Twin-arginine translocation pathway signal produces the protein MTSIVFSRRNLLAAGGSVLAAGVSGLLLPARAQGVAPTLSMPGGANNYRKGAPIVNRIGKGGFVMSGTVRRAGDGAPLAGQRIQIWAHTVEGREEDQRSHGATLTDKNGAFRLEMPQIIPIFGQPHGHLAYDSGEFKTVFLRPIMRSAKDTSLEAHFVLQPA, from the coding sequence ATGACCAGCATCGTATTCAGCCGCCGCAACCTCCTCGCCGCTGGCGGGTCCGTTCTGGCGGCCGGTGTGTCCGGGCTGTTGTTGCCGGCGCGCGCGCAAGGCGTGGCACCGACGCTATCGATGCCGGGCGGCGCCAACAACTATCGGAAGGGCGCGCCGATCGTGAATCGCATCGGCAAGGGCGGCTTCGTCATGTCCGGCACCGTGCGCCGCGCCGGTGACGGCGCTCCGCTGGCGGGGCAACGCATCCAGATCTGGGCGCACACAGTCGAAGGTCGCGAGGAGGACCAGCGCAGCCATGGCGCGACGTTGACCGACAAGAACGGCGCGTTCCGCCTGGAGATGCCGCAGATCATTCCCATCTTCGGCCAGCCGCATGGCCACCTGGCTTATGACAGCGGCGAATTTAAAACCGTCTTCCTGCGACCCATTATGCGCAGCGCGAAGGACACCAGCCTCGAGGCGCATTTCGTCCTCCAGCCGGCCTGA
- the recA gene encoding recombinase RecA, with amino-acid sequence MSQPALRVVEGSSMDKSKALSAALSQIERQFGKGSVMKLGKSDKSMDIEVVSTGSLGLDIALGVGGLPRGRIVEIYGPESSGKTTLSLHTIAEAQKKGGICAFVDVEHALDPVYARKLGVNVDELLISQPDAGEQALEIADTLVRSGAVDVLVVDSVAALVPRSELEGEMGDVQPGSQARLMSQALRKLTASISKSKTMVIFINQIRMKIGVMYGSPETTSGGNALKFYASVRLDIRRIGAIKDRDEVIGNQTRVKVVKNKLAPPFKQVEFDIMYGEGVSKTGELIDLGVKANVVEKSGAWYSFDSQRIGQGRENAKVFLKQNPDVAAKIEAAVRANSGVIADVIDAGEAGDKDDDALEA; translated from the coding sequence ATGAGCCAACCTGCCCTGCGTGTCGTCGAAGGATCGTCCATGGACAAGTCGAAAGCCCTCTCTGCCGCGCTCAGCCAGATCGAGCGTCAGTTTGGCAAGGGCTCGGTGATGAAGCTCGGCAAGTCCGACAAGTCGATGGACATCGAGGTGGTCTCGACCGGGTCGCTCGGGCTGGACATCGCGCTCGGCGTCGGTGGCCTGCCGCGCGGCCGCATTGTCGAGATTTACGGGCCGGAATCGTCCGGCAAGACGACCCTGTCGCTGCACACCATTGCCGAAGCCCAGAAGAAGGGCGGCATATGCGCCTTCGTCGACGTCGAACACGCGCTCGACCCGGTCTATGCGCGCAAGCTCGGCGTCAATGTCGATGAGCTGCTGATCTCGCAGCCGGATGCCGGCGAACAGGCACTCGAGATCGCCGATACTTTGGTGCGCTCCGGCGCGGTCGACGTGCTGGTGGTCGATTCGGTCGCCGCTTTGGTGCCGCGCTCCGAACTCGAAGGCGAAATGGGCGACGTGCAGCCGGGCTCGCAGGCGCGCCTGATGAGCCAGGCGCTGCGCAAGCTCACCGCTTCGATCAGCAAGTCGAAGACCATGGTGATCTTCATCAACCAGATCCGCATGAAGATCGGCGTCATGTACGGCTCGCCGGAGACGACCTCGGGCGGCAATGCGCTCAAGTTCTACGCCTCGGTGCGCCTCGACATCCGTCGCATCGGCGCCATCAAGGACCGCGACGAGGTGATCGGCAACCAGACCCGCGTCAAGGTGGTCAAGAACAAGCTGGCGCCGCCGTTCAAGCAGGTCGAATTCGACATCATGTATGGCGAGGGCGTGTCCAAGACCGGCGAACTCATCGACCTCGGCGTCAAGGCCAATGTCGTGGAGAAGTCCGGCGCCTGGTACTCGTTCGATAGCCAGCGCATCGGCCAGGGCCGCGAGAACGCCAAGGTATTCCTCAAGCAGAATCCGGATGTCGCGGCGAAGATCGAAGCCGCCGTCCGCGCCAATTCCGGCGTCATCGCCGACGTCATCGATGCGGGCGAAGCCGGCGACAAGGACGACGACGCGCTGGAGGCTTGA
- a CDS encoding monovalent cation:proton antiporter-2 (CPA2) family protein produces MLHAEGFKGLIIFLIAAGVIVPLFHRARISTVLGFLLVGVILGPFGLGRLAAEVPWVSYVTFDNPRTAEPLAELGIIFLLFILGLELSVQRLWQLRRYVLGVGLFQVAVSSLAIGFALRLAGAPPPSGIVLGMCIALSSTAIVMQLLVEQHRSASPVGRVALSVLLFQDLMVVPILFIVGMLGGSGGADRWWALFLAFAQAIAAIAVIMLLGRYLVRPLLRSAAHTGSRDLIMAITLLIVVGIAAATGAAGLSVALGAFLAGLLLSESEYRHHIEVDLEPFKGLLLGIFFVTVGTTIDPAVVLAYAGPIVLALAGLIAVKAIVLYAGARLFGVPRSQAVEVGLLLSQAGEFAFVVIALARQGNLLPSEMATATVAVVGLSMMLTPVLAHGARIAGRRLAPFDHERHAPEEEVTELRDHVVIGGFGRVGRMVADLLDKEQVPYVALDMNEMTVDEERRRGRMVFFGDASRTQMLERAGARKARAFVITLDAPRAAERMVQAVMHLQPKARVFARAKDIEHASKLTRMGVVGVIPEAVEASLQLGARVLEGLEIPDDAVSMRLAEAREKMATELK; encoded by the coding sequence TTGCTGCACGCCGAAGGCTTCAAAGGGCTGATCATCTTTCTGATCGCGGCGGGCGTGATTGTGCCGCTGTTCCACCGCGCCCGCATCAGCACCGTGCTCGGCTTCCTGCTGGTCGGCGTGATCCTCGGTCCCTTCGGCCTTGGCCGGCTGGCGGCGGAGGTGCCATGGGTCAGCTATGTCACCTTCGACAATCCGCGGACCGCGGAGCCGCTGGCTGAACTTGGCATCATCTTCCTCTTGTTCATCCTCGGGCTCGAATTGTCGGTACAGCGGCTGTGGCAACTGCGGCGCTACGTGCTCGGCGTCGGCCTGTTCCAGGTGGCGGTGTCGTCTCTGGCGATCGGATTCGCGCTGCGCCTCGCCGGCGCGCCGCCGCCGTCCGGGATTGTGCTTGGCATGTGTATCGCGCTGTCTTCGACGGCGATCGTGATGCAGCTTCTTGTCGAGCAGCATCGTTCGGCGTCGCCCGTCGGGCGCGTTGCGCTCTCCGTCCTGTTGTTTCAGGATCTCATGGTGGTGCCGATCTTGTTTATCGTCGGCATGCTCGGCGGCAGCGGCGGTGCGGATCGGTGGTGGGCATTGTTTTTGGCTTTCGCGCAGGCGATTGCGGCCATTGCCGTGATTATGCTGCTCGGCCGTTATCTGGTGCGGCCGCTGTTGCGCTCGGCCGCGCATACCGGCAGCCGCGACCTGATCATGGCGATCACCTTGCTGATCGTGGTCGGCATCGCGGCGGCGACCGGCGCGGCCGGACTGTCGGTCGCGCTCGGCGCCTTCCTCGCCGGCCTGCTGCTCAGCGAAAGCGAATATCGCCATCACATCGAAGTCGATCTCGAGCCCTTCAAGGGGCTGCTGCTCGGCATCTTCTTTGTCACGGTCGGAACGACCATCGACCCCGCCGTCGTGCTGGCCTATGCCGGGCCGATCGTCCTCGCGCTCGCCGGCCTGATCGCCGTCAAGGCCATCGTGCTCTATGCCGGCGCCCGCCTGTTCGGCGTGCCGCGGTCGCAGGCTGTGGAAGTCGGCCTGTTGCTGTCGCAAGCCGGCGAGTTCGCCTTTGTCGTGATCGCGCTGGCGCGGCAGGGCAATCTGCTGCCGTCGGAAATGGCGACCGCCACCGTGGCGGTGGTCGGCCTGAGCATGATGCTCACGCCGGTGCTCGCGCATGGCGCGCGGATCGCGGGTCGCCGGCTGGCGCCCTTCGATCACGAGCGGCACGCGCCGGAGGAGGAAGTGACGGAATTGCGCGATCATGTCGTGATCGGCGGCTTCGGCCGCGTCGGACGCATGGTCGCCGATCTGCTCGACAAGGAGCAGGTGCCTTACGTCGCCCTCGACATGAACGAAATGACCGTGGACGAGGAACGCCGCCGCGGGCGCATGGTGTTCTTCGGCGACGCGAGCCGCACGCAGATGCTGGAACGCGCAGGCGCCCGGAAGGCGCGCGCCTTCGTCATCACCCTCGACGCGCCGCGCGCGGCGGAACGCATGGTACAGGCCGTCATGCATTTGCAGCCGAAGGCACGCGTCTTCGCCCGTGCCAAGGATATCGAGCACGCCAGCAAGCTGACACGCATGGGTGTCGTCGGCGTCATTCCGGAAGCCGTGGAAGCGAGCCTTCAGCTTGGCGCCCGCGTGCTGGAAGGGCTCGAGATTCCGGACGACGCGGTCTCGATGCGGCTCGCCGAGGCGCGGGAGAAGATGGCGACGGAGTTGAAGTAG
- the htpX gene encoding zinc metalloprotease HtpX, with protein sequence MNYFRTALLLAGLTALFMGVGFLIGGSSGAMIALVVAGGMNLFAYWNSDKMVLSMHGAQEVDPNSAPDLYRMVAELSQRANLPMPRVYIMDNPQPNAFATGRNPQNAAVAVTTGLLRSLNRDEVAGVVAHELAHIANRDTLIMTITATIAGAISMLGNFAMFSGMGGNRDNNNGLGLIGTMAMVILAPLAAMLVQMAISRTREYAADNLGAQISGEPLALASALGKIADIAHMVPNESAEQSPATAHMFIINPLSGQRMDNLFSTHPATENRIAALHQLAASVGQRPGAAAPVGHGPWSGGGSVPRTGSARGPSGNSPWGQRRSPWG encoded by the coding sequence ATGAACTATTTCCGGACTGCGCTTCTGCTGGCGGGTCTCACCGCGCTGTTCATGGGCGTGGGCTTTCTCATCGGCGGTTCCAGCGGCGCCATGATCGCGCTTGTCGTGGCGGGCGGCATGAATCTGTTCGCCTACTGGAATTCCGACAAGATGGTCTTGTCGATGCACGGCGCGCAGGAAGTAGACCCCAATTCCGCGCCCGATCTCTACCGCATGGTGGCGGAGCTGTCGCAGCGCGCGAACCTGCCGATGCCGCGCGTCTACATCATGGACAATCCGCAACCCAATGCCTTTGCCACCGGCCGCAACCCGCAGAACGCCGCAGTCGCGGTCACGACCGGCCTCTTGCGCTCGCTGAACCGTGACGAGGTCGCCGGCGTCGTCGCGCATGAACTCGCGCATATCGCCAACCGCGACACCCTGATCATGACCATTACCGCGACCATTGCCGGCGCCATCTCCATGCTCGGCAATTTTGCGATGTTCTCCGGCATGGGCGGCAACCGCGACAACAATAACGGCCTCGGCCTCATCGGCACCATGGCGATGGTGATCCTGGCGCCGCTCGCCGCCATGCTCGTTCAAATGGCGATCAGCCGCACCCGCGAATACGCGGCCGACAATCTCGGCGCGCAGATTTCGGGCGAGCCGCTGGCGCTCGCTTCCGCGCTCGGCAAGATCGCCGACATCGCCCACATGGTGCCGAACGAGAGCGCCGAGCAATCGCCCGCGACCGCGCACATGTTCATCATCAATCCGTTGTCGGGCCAGCGCATGGACAACCTGTTTTCCACCCACCCGGCGACCGAGAACCGCATCGCCGCGTTGCATCAGCTCGCGGCCTCCGTCGGCCAGCGGCCGGGGGCGGCTGCGCCTGTCGGGCACGGCCCGTGGAGTGGGGGCGGCAGCGTGCCGCGGACCGGTTCGGCCCGGGGGCCGTCCGGCAACAGTCCCTGGGGCCAGCGCCGCAGTCCCTGGGGGTGA
- a CDS encoding NADP-dependent isocitrate dehydrogenase: protein MAKIKVANPVVEMDGDEMTRIIWQLIKDKLIHPYLDIDLLYYDLSVQKRDETNDQITIDASNKTKEVGVAIKCATITPDEARVKEFNLKEMWKSPNGTIRNILGGTIFREPIICKNVPRLVPGWTQPIIIGRHAYGDQYRATDFKFPSAGTLSIKFVGNDGQVIEKEVFKAPDAGVAMAMYNLDDSIRNFAQASMNYALDRGYPLYLSTKNTILKQYDGRFKDIFQEVFDAEFKDKFAAKKLWYEHRLIDDMVASSLKWSGGYVWACKNYDGDVQSDTVAQGFGSLGLMTSVLLTPDGKVVEAEAAHGTVTRHYRQHQRGEATSTNSIASIFAWTRGLAHRAKLDGNDALMKFSLTLERVCVDTVESGFMTKDLALLVGPDQKWLSTTGFLDKIDENLKKAMAA, encoded by the coding sequence ATGGCGAAGATCAAGGTTGCGAACCCCGTCGTCGAAATGGACGGCGACGAGATGACCCGCATCATCTGGCAGCTCATCAAGGACAAGCTGATCCACCCCTATCTGGACATCGACCTGCTCTATTACGATCTCAGCGTCCAGAAGCGCGACGAAACGAACGATCAGATCACCATCGACGCATCGAACAAGACCAAGGAAGTCGGCGTCGCCATCAAGTGCGCCACCATCACGCCGGACGAAGCCCGCGTGAAGGAGTTCAATCTCAAGGAAATGTGGAAGAGCCCGAACGGCACTATCCGCAACATCCTCGGCGGCACCATTTTCCGCGAGCCGATCATCTGCAAGAACGTGCCGCGGCTGGTGCCCGGCTGGACGCAGCCGATCATCATCGGCCGCCATGCCTATGGCGACCAGTATCGCGCCACCGATTTCAAATTCCCGTCGGCCGGCACTTTGTCGATCAAATTCGTCGGCAATGACGGCCAGGTGATCGAGAAGGAAGTGTTCAAGGCGCCTGACGCCGGTGTCGCCATGGCGATGTACAATCTCGACGACTCGATCCGCAACTTCGCGCAGGCGTCGATGAACTATGCGCTCGACCGCGGCTACCCGCTCTATCTGTCGACCAAGAACACCATCCTCAAGCAGTATGACGGCCGCTTCAAGGACATCTTCCAGGAGGTGTTCGACGCCGAGTTCAAAGACAAGTTCGCGGCCAAGAAGCTCTGGTACGAGCACCGCCTGATCGACGACATGGTCGCCTCGTCGCTGAAGTGGTCCGGCGGTTATGTGTGGGCCTGCAAGAACTATGACGGCGACGTGCAGTCTGACACGGTGGCGCAAGGCTTCGGCTCGCTCGGCCTGATGACCTCGGTGCTGCTGACGCCGGACGGCAAGGTGGTTGAAGCCGAAGCCGCGCACGGCACCGTGACGCGGCACTACCGCCAGCATCAGAGGGGTGAGGCAACCTCGACCAACTCGATCGCCTCGATCTTCGCCTGGACGCGCGGCCTCGCGCACCGCGCCAAGCTCGACGGCAACGACGCGCTGATGAAGTTCTCGCTGACGCTCGAAAGAGTCTGCGTCGACACGGTTGAGTCAGGCTTCATGACCAAGGACCTGGCATTGCTTGTCGGCCCCGATCAGAAATGGCTCTCGACCACCGGCTTCCTCGACAAGATCGACGAGAACCTGAAGAAGGCGATGGCAGCCTGA